A genomic window from Corticium candelabrum chromosome 8, ooCorCand1.1, whole genome shotgun sequence includes:
- the LOC134183259 gene encoding uncharacterized protein LOC134183259, protein MAAVSTHRVENKLRSAVKSRQVRVNEFFKDFDRLRNGFITRDQFQRCLNQHFRVMLSEDELRSLIAKYDEKRNGMVNYKSFCDVIDSSFNPNLLDSMPELQLSAMRLSSEHQLDSGSIEKTNELLRRCSQYYKYRGVKVKDCYEDFDRHHIGLVTESQFYRSFPGPPDVTEDELRLLASRYYDPGPKLYNFLLFHSDVENLEAAAIEERRQARGIAGDKGRGKGTDLQAVFNKLRVTVYKDGIRTTEFFRDHDKLRSGLITENQFVCGLSLCCEKSQQLTREEVQLLINCYRNDDGRVKYREFCDAMENAFNEPELEKKPTHEVVRPLRGVLAWSPNQLSPSDESHMVQLLSRLSDIVRKRRLLIYPMFKDFDRGKGYTRGVTKPQFSRILHFMSLQMSDEDIKLICRKFENQTTGDVNYSAFIQAIDSEYTGQVVEEEKPATVESPDTSLATMATSDMTEASLLELIDRIKHHVKVNRIRVCEFFQDFDPLNTGSITKGRFRQAISAMEYNITQPQFNSLSARYIDLKHTDCILWKQFVGEVDAVFTQPNLEATPTHCVPNVDKFTVTRLGERDWRDVSERERDVLEGALIRLREKTRQRRVLTKPCFQDFDRHNHGYITSAQFRQCLSCLNFTASDEEVKLIEERFSDDEGVNYVKFLAEIEPTEREEPKYTEYVRTLQALQENKKRTVAQQTSVNIDELMIKIKTKVSRERIRVLEFMRDYDKLRTGRMLKTAFPRALDLCSFLLTPSEVEALITKYEYPDDPSYVEYLKFSNDMEATFTTKDLEKMPLLEVQPFVPPVAVNQNVLTREDETMLDFTMHRLAERVRVRSIQTIPLFEDYDKVHIGSVSRSQFHRVLSELELSSLVSTHEFKVIYKRFNVQVGGKDDVNYIAFCDMIDAYAQFVWRERLQ, encoded by the exons ATG GCGGCCGTTTCGACTCATCGTGTCGAGAACAAGCTTCGATCGGCCGTCAAATCAAGACAAGTAAGAGTCAACGAGTTCTTCAAAGACTTCGATCGCCTTCGAAACGGTTTCATCACTC GCGATCAATTTCAACGATGTTTGAACCAACATTTTCGGGTGATGCTGAGCGAGGACGAGTTGCGTTCGTTGATTGCAAAATATGACGAGAAACGAAATGGAATGGTGAATTACAAGTCATTCTGTGACGTCATCGATTCAA GTTTCAATCCAAATCTTCTTGACTCTATGCCAGAACTTCAGTTGTCAGCGAT GAGACTGTCAAGTGAACATCAGTTGGATAGTGGTTCTATAGAGAAAACAAATGAGCTGTTGAGACGATGTTCACAATATTACAAG TATAGAGGCGTTAAAGTCAAAGATTGTTATGAAGATTTTGATCGTCATCACATCGGCCTTGTTACTGAAAGTCAA tttTATCGAAGTTTTCCTGGACCTCCCGATGTGACAGAAGATGAACTTCGTCTCTTGGCTTCTCGATATTATGACCCTGGCCCCAAACTTTATAACTTCTTGCTGTTTCATAGTGATGTGGAGAACCTTG AAGCCGCTGCCATTGAGGAAAGGCGACAAGCAAGAGGCATTGCTGGTGACAAG GGTAGAGGGAAAGGTACGGACCTCCAGGCAGTCTTTAACAAACTAAG AGTGACTGTATACAAGGATGGCATTCGTACAACCGAATTCTTTCGAGATCATGACAAGTTGCGCAGTGGCCTCATCACAGAgaatcagtttgtgtgtggtcTTTCTCTTTGTTGTGAGAAATCTCAACAGTTGACACGTGAAGAAGTGCAGCTGCTCATCAACTGTTACAGAAATGACGATGGACGTGTGAAATACAGAGAGTTTTGTGATGCAATGGAGAATG CATTCAATGAGCCAGAACTTGAGAAGAAGCCAACACACGAAGTTGTTAGACCTCTCAGAGGCGTCTTAGCATGG TCTCCCAATCAGTTGAGCCCATCTGACGAGTCCCACATGGTCCAACTTCTCTCTCGTCTATCAGACATCGTCCGCAAGCGACGCCTCCTCATCTACCCCATGTTCAAAGACTTCGACAGA GGAAAGGGTTACACTCGTGGAGTGACGAAACCTCAGTTTTCTCGTATCCTTCATTTCATGTCACTTCAGATGTCGGACGAAGACATTAAG TTGATTTGTCGGAAGTTTGAGAATCAGACGACGGGAGATGTTAATTATTCTGCTTTTATTCAGGCTATTGATTCCG AATATACGGGACAAGTTGTTGAGGAAGAAAAGCCTGCAACTGTGGAAAG TCCTGACACATCACTTGCTACCATGGCAACATCCGACATGACAGAAGCTTCTCTTCTCGAGCTAATCGATCGCATTAAGCATCACGTCAAAGTCAATCGCATTCGT GTGTGCGAGTTTTTCCAGGATTTTGATCCTCTCAATACGGGCTCCATTACTAAAGGACGCTTTAGACAG GCAATTAGCGCCATGGAATACAACATCACACAACCTCAATTCAACTCACTCAGTGCACGTTACATCGACCTCAAGCACACCGACTGCATCCTGTGGAAACAATTCGTCGGGGAAGTTGATGCTGTCTTCACTCAACCAAATCTAGAAGCCACGCCCACGCATTGTGTTCCCAACGTTGATAAATTTACGGTGACGAGACTTGGTGAACGTGACTGGAGAGACGTGTCTGAGAGAGAGAGGGACGTGCTGGAAGGAGCATTGATAAGGCTGAGAGAGAAAACGAGGCAGCGGCGAGTGTTGACTAAACCTTGTTTTCAGGATTTTGACAG ACACAATCACGGCTACATAACTTCCGCTCAGTTCCGTCAGTGTCTCTCTTGTCTCAACTTCACAGCAAGTGACGAAGAAGTGAAG ttgATTGAGGAACGTTTCTCTGATGATGAGGGAGTGAATTATGTGAAATTTCTGGCTGAGATTGAGCCGACTGAAAGAGAGGAGCCGAAATATACAGAATATGTTAGAACTCTGCAAGCACTTCAG GAGAACAAGAAACGAACAGTCGCACAACAGACATCTGTCAACATTGATGAACTAAtgatcaaaatcaaaacaaag GTGAGTCGTGAACGCATCCGTGTGTTGGAGTTTATGAGAGATTATGATAAGCTGCGAACCGGTCGCATGTTGAAGACAGCCTTCCCTCGTGCTCTGGATCTCTGCTCATTCCTGCTGACACCATCAGAAGTAGAGGCACTCATTACTAA GTATGAGTATCCAGATGATCCATCATACGTTGAATATCTGAAATTCTCTAATGACATGGAGGCCACATTTACAACAAAAG aCTTAGAGAAGATGCCCTTGCTTGAAGTTCAGCCGTTTGTTCCACCAGTTGCTGTCAACCAGAATGTTCTCACACGAGAGGATGAGACAATGTTGGACTTTACAATGCATCGACTCGCTGAACGA GTGAGAGTAAGaagcatacaaacaatacCATTGTTTGAGGATTATGACAAAGTTCATATTGGAAGTGTGTCACGTTCTCAG
- the LOC134183481 gene encoding uncharacterized protein LOC134183481, which yields MKHCVFLHALLFFSTYLDAHETDIRPSPVWTWIGGSAKGSKKNMFYNESVAYPGSRRGPSSWSVGNGDMLMFGGDRRDHELWAYNMTTNSWSIRVTDVGTTHPGPQIHAVLCGSLRTNTIVLMSGVDARAALIGRMWQKGRDESGWSEVKDLNPDVLNRWEPQSWCDSDAGLLYLFGGYVVDSNRQEHYAHGMWKYDIDDHRFEEIRVDHHPDFRYHGTTWIDAQSQSLWLMGGRHKNGLLNDLWRFDINENSWEEIRALEGRTGVYGEKGIGSVSTHPGVRFGAFRWLDGCGNLWLFGGNGYGAPLDPSIRYSDPGLLNDLWMYWRDRDVWVWMGGDKHEEGMGTYGDFMVASSDYVPGPRMDGASWSTGDVAFLFGGSGHNVEGSDSIMNDVWRLDMSGQCNSVATGDDFDIKPTVRTASSSDTTTPNSPTAILVTMETGRVMDVEGGQDAKPTRTEVSEQLVVMATDHVAAPERHVITVLDDTAADRSFSRKPAEQNLHIDIKSTASNAIPSTNTEVEPMSHSPSESIRPDDERASHPPIYTPTNTSSSFPGRQLSVNTLVDINDQPGSESMEQATGLVVNHLANEPTGAPQRASTATTDQSAVTSFDNEGAAHMLNAPPTQMMRIPIVKSTDGDLRAHTSFGDEGDTHIGKTPLTQMTRIPIVNSTDGDLRAHAISRATNRKDSVATQSSEIKLSATTMTTTQTSEWKTVAMHTDLDEKSDILDKKPLTDKQTDILGEKALTHKETDTLGEKASTDKETDIFYVHTENTLKSTEKLTNRIATTEAANGGKSMKPSRVAKMPNLPDESQYFVHHSKVGVPPEARRPNLPDESNLHLPHLTNQASSFGWFASRDAAPYITIGLVLFAIFLFIVGILVAKPCLKRKGKHKRFNYQKVASDDINEWQL from the exons ATGAAGCATTGCGTTTTCTTACACGCGCTCCTCTTCTTCTCCACTTACTTAGACGCTCACGAAACCGACATCAGACCATCTCcag TTTGGACATGGATCGGCGGGAGCGCCAAAGGATCAAAGAAAAACATGTTTTACAACGAGTCGGTTGCTTATCCGGGCTCTCGACGTGGTCCCTCGTCGTGGAGTGTTGGCAATGGCGACATGTTGATGTTTGGTGGAGACCGACGTGACCATGAATTATGGGCATACAACATGACGACCAACAGTTGGTCTATTAGAGTGACCGACGTCGGGACAACGCATCCGGGACCTCAGATACATGCAGTGCTGTGTGGAAGTCTGAGAACAAATACGATTGTTCTGATGTCGGGGGTTGACGCGAGAGCCGCTCTGATTGGTCGGATGTGGCAGAAAGGGCGGGACGAATCCGGCTGGTCGGAAGTAAAGGATCTGAATCCGGATGTTTTGAATCGCTGGGAGCCGCAGTCGTGGTGCGACTCGGACGCCGGATTGTTGTACCTGTTTGGTGGGTATGTCGTCGATAGCAACCGGCAGGAACACTATGCGCACGGCATGTGGAAGTACGACATCGACGATCATCGTTTCGAAGAAATCCGGGTTGACCACCATCCCGACTTTCGGTATCACGGCACCACGTGGATCGACGCCCAATCTCAATCGTTGTGGCTGATGGGCGGACGACACAAAAACGGGTTACTCAACGATCTATGGcggtttgatatcaatgaaaatAGTTGGGAAGAAATCCGGGCGTTGGAGGGACGGACGGGCGTGTACGGAGAGAAAGGGATCGGATCGGTGTCGACGCATCCCGGTGTGCGATTTGGTGCGTTTCGGTGGCTCGACGGATGCGGGAACTTGTGGTTGTTTGGTGGCAACGGTTACGGTGCGCCGCTCGATCCATCTATACGTTACTCGGATCCCGGTCTATTGAACGACTTATGGATGTATTGGAGAGATCGcgatgtgtgggtgtggatGGGAGGGGATAAGCATGAGGAAGGTATGGGAACATACGGGGATTTCATGGTGGCGTCTTCGGATTACGTGCCGGGTCCTCGAATGGACGGAGCATCGTGGTCAACGGGTGATGTGGCGTTTTTGTTCGGTGGGAGCGGCCATAACGTTGAGGGGTCTGATTCCATCATGAACGACGTGTGGCGGTTAGACATGAGCGGGCAGTGCAATTCAGTGGCTACAGGTGACGACTTTGATATCAAACCGACAGTCCGGACGGCTAGTAGTTCGGATACTACGACACCAAATAGTCCAACGGCCATTTTGGTTACCATGGAAACAGGGAGGGTAATGGACGTAGAAGGAGGACAAGATGCTAAGCCAACGAGGACTGAAGTGAGCGAACAGTTGGTTGTCATGGCAACAGACCATGTAGCCGCACCGGAGAGACATGTGATTACCGTGTTGGATGATACCGCCGCCGATCGATCGTTTAGTCGCAAACCAGCCGAACAAAATttacacattgatatcaaatcaaCTGCTTCAAACGCGATCCCATCTACGAACACCGAAGTCGAACCAATGTCTCACTCTCCTAGTGAGTCGATTAGACCAGATGATGAGCGTGCAAGTCATCCACCAATATACACGCCAACGAACACATCCAGCAGCTTTCCCGGACGTCAACTGAGTGTTAACACtctggttgatatcaatgatcaACCCGGAAGTGAATCGATGGAGCAAGCAACTGGCTTGGTAGTCAATCATCTCGCTAACGAACCGACTGGAGCACCGCAGCGTGCAAGTACGGCGACTACAGATCAATCGGCAGTGACGTCGTTTGATAATGAGGGGGCTGCTCACATGTTGAATGCTCCACCCACACAGATGATGAGAATTCCAATAGTTAAGTCAACAGACGGCGATCTAAGAGCACACACATCATTTGGGGATGAAGGGGACACTCACATAGGGAAGACTCCACTCACACAGATGACGAGAATTCCGATAGTTAATTCAACAGACGGCGACCTAAGAGCACATGCAATTAGTAGAGCGACAAACCGGAAGGACAGCGTTGCAACACAATCCTCGGAAATTAAACTATCGGCGACAACGATGACCACAACTCAAACATCAGAGTGGAAAACCGTTGCAATGCATACCGATCTCGATGAGAAATCAGACATATTGGACAAGaaaccattgacagacaaacagacagacatattggGCGAGAAAGCattgacacacaaagagacagacacattggGTGAGAAAGCGtcgacagacaaagagacagacatatttTATGTCCACACAGAGAACACGTTGAAATCAACagaaaaattgacaaacagaattgCGACAACCGAAGCTGCGAATGGCGGGAAATCGATGAAGCCGTCGCGTGTAGCAAAGATGCCGAACCTTCCGGACGAGTCACAATATTTCGTACATCATTCGAAGGTTGGAGTTCCGCCTGAAGCGAGGAGGCCCAACCTGCCAGACGAGTCGAACTTACATCTTCCACATCTGACCAATCAGGCGTCGTCTTTTGGTTGGTTTGCATCACGTGATGCGGCCCCCTACATCACGATCGGTCTCGTATTATTTGCGATTTTTCTCTTTATTGTTGGCATTTTAGTGGCTAAACCGTGTCTCAAACGGAAGGGTAAACACAAGAGATTTAACTATCAGAAGGTCGCAAGCGACGATATAAACGAGTGGCAACTATGA
- the LOC134183043 gene encoding espin-like, with translation MSDAVCANCSKVNLHALKAAHTGHLACLRAAFADNANKSCAGDSKGATALHLAARAGHGDCLEWLLKNSGMDAKCKAKNGETSTHLAASQGKLECIKLLYAHDPSTITTKDRYGQIALHLATLREKLECVEWLLEDGKNSPKARNQTGATPIHFAAALNDINCAKALIRVAGNKAVNVRDDNGTTPIYFAAQEGHLEMVKYLVATCKGDALARSSDGMTSIHAATQGGHLETLQWLVKKLGESLVTDAAADGGTPIHFAAAMGQYECLKWLLSTKRGKKAVQKTDSDGGTPAHDAADNGQKNCLALLVANGADLHIKDKDGYTPYELAVQGKHDEISEYVIQLTGGDVSRNQLSPKGGEHDHDNTQFDAWNEAVGQRDTSKPIMTPIYSMSSLISDRSLQRRPDDSTPQSPVESTTSEIMFRPKDPALARLVEQSNSRRVSETPSLVDGPSPPTQEDLDLIDPVIPSTPKFARAHLVQTPKQSSMRARVVRTPQQSPRSTPRTIAKRLTRELDDDDPGYAKLDYLQKNEVGKESESEPNLPLVDSNDVYATVNKPSLRQKQSKETEANHTVDNRRSSVLADALKVASETALLESPSKAENRPTDLSVETNVLNGEEPPEAPPVPRELSFGKTAHSPAVPLSQLDEQSDPPAPPPVPIHLGGQQLEVGVVPVEDQLETGVVPVAPPAPKSLDWPANYKETPVERQYRHKQPQQPLPFQPSPKLHSLQSGVNPMDPLMAMREQRKAKQQQQIEQSIKRRVSNEQTRGANSELKRKLIERQHQFNDNKPVEINGQHTT, from the exons ATGTCCGATGCAGTCTGCGCCAACTGCAGCAAAGTGAACCTCCACGCACTCAAGGCCGCTCATACGGGACATCTAGCATGCCTGCGGGCCGCATTCGCCGACAATGCAAACAAATCGTGTGCAGGCGACAGCAAGGGAGCGACGGCTCTGCATCTAGCCGCGAGAGCAGGACACGGCGACTGTCTCGAGTGGCTGCTGAAAAACTCAGGAATGGACGCCAAATGCAAG GCCAAGAACGGAGAGACGTCGACTCACTTGGCCGCATCACAAGGAAAACTGGAATGCATAAAACTCCTCTACGCTCACGACCCGTCCACCATAACAACAAAAGATCGCTACGGCCAAATCGCTCTACACCTGGCAACCCTAAGAGAGAAACTGGAATGCGTGGAGTGGCTGCTAGAAGATGGAAAGAACTCACCAAAGGCAAGGAATCAGACGGGAGCGACGCCGATTCATTTTGCAGCAGCCTTGA atgATATTAATTGTGCTAAGGCGTTGATTCGAGTGGCGGGAAACAAGGCGGTTAATGTCAGAGATGATAATG GTACAACACCCATCTACTTTGCTGCTCAGGAAGGTCACCTAGAAATGGTAAAGTACTTGGTGGCCACGTGTAAGGGCGATGCTCTAGCACGATCTTCAGATGGCATGACGTCCATCCATGCAGCAACACAAGGAGGCCACTTGGAAACGCTGCAATGGTTGGTGAAGAAGCTAGGAGAAAGCCTAGTGACGGACGCAGCTGCAGATGGTGGAACACCAATACACTTTGCAGCAG CCATGGGTCAATATGAGTGTCTCAAATGGCTCTTGAGCACCAAGAGAGGAAAGAAAGCGGTGCAGAAAACCGACAGCGACGGTGGCACGCCAGCACACGACGCAGCAGACAACGG ACAAAAGAACTGTCTCGCTCTACTAGTTGCCAACGGCGCCGACCTCCACATCAAAGACAAG GACGGATACACGCCATACGAGCTCGCAGTACAAGGAAAACATGACGAGATCTCAGAGTACGTCATCCAGCTGACGGGCGGAGACGTCAGCAGAAACCAGTTGTCACCAAAAGGAGGCGAACATGACCATGACAACACACAGTTCGACGCATGGAACGAAGCAGTCGGTCAACGAGACACATCGAAGCCGATCATGACGCCGATCTATTCGATGTCGTCACTCATCAGTGACCGATCGCTTCAGCGACGGCCGGACGACTCGACGCCACAGTCGCCAGTCGAATCGACGACGAGCGAGATCATGTTCCGACCAAAAGATCCGGCGCTTGCTAGACTGGTGGAACAATCCAATTCTAGGAGAGTCAGTGAGACACCGTCACTAGTTGATGGGCCGTCGCCACCAACGCAGGAAGATCTCGATCTCATTGACCCGGTGATTCCATCCACACCGAAATTCGCAAGAGCTCATCTTGTCCAGACGCCAAAACAGTCGTCGATGAGAGCGCGTGTGGTTCGAACGCCACAGCAATCGCCGAGGTCTACACCAAGAACGATAGCAAAGAGACTGACGCGTGAACTGGATGATGACGATCCTGGATATGCAAAGCTGGATTATCTCCAGAAAAATGAGGTTGGCAAAGAGTCGGAGAGTGAACCAAACTTGCCACTCGTTGATAGCAATGACGTCTATGCAACGGTCAACAAACCGTCACTTCGACAGAAACAGTCGAAGGAAACGGAGGCAAATCACACGGTCGATAATCGTCGATCGTCGGTGTTGGCGGACGCTCTCAAAGTTGCGTCCGAGACGGCGTTGCTTGAGAGTCCGTCGAAGGCTGAAAATCGTCCGACTGATTTGAGTGTTGAGACAAACGTACTGAATGGAGAAGAGCCGCCAGAGGCTCCACCTGTGCCGAGAGAGTTAAGTTTCGGAAAGACTGCACACTCGCCCGCCGTGCCTCTCTCACAATTGGATGAACAATCCGACCCACCTGCTCCACCTCCAGTGCCAATACATTTAGGTGGTCAGCAGTTGGAGGTTGGTGTAGTGCCAGTAGAAGATCAGTTGGAGACTGGTGTAGTGCCAGTCGCTCCTCCTGCTCCCAAGAGTTTAGATTGGCCGGCAAATTATAAAGAGACACCAGTGGAGAGGCAGTACAGACATAAACAGCCACAGCAACCGTTGCCGTTTCAAC CCTCACCAAAActtcattctcttcagtctGGAGTAAACCCCATGGACCCTCTTATGGCT ATGCGCGAGCAACGGAAAgcaaaacagcagcagcagatcGAACAATCGATCAAACGAAGAGTGTCGAATGAACAAACCCGAGGAGCCAACTCCGAACTCAAACGGAAGCTAATAGAACGTCAGCACCAATTCAACGACAACAAACCGGTAGAAATCAACGGGCAACACACAACCTAA
- the LOC134183044 gene encoding DNA primase large subunit-like — MNIRLRRKAREQSSKLNSYPHQCQLYKLPPVEDISLEEFERLAVDRLKLLRDVESAGIKYKRGSGEYNSLLKKASKHMELHREDTTKSLTELYEERRRDHLSHFILRLAYCQSEDLKRWFIAQELDLFRYRLDDLSMAELDSFMKLSDLHYNQISDKEKKAKRSSLEASTFKSTKESIDETTYFKIHFTEALDLVRGRKVYIEMGYAYVPHQELVSIIQGVFRLSLSRHLAITARSLPTLDEDDRLMPMLNNLSHYYVGENYTKQSANRVTPEQVDHLSRESFPLCMRQLHQALRDNHHLKHFGRLQYGLFLKGIGMTLEDALRFWRTEFVKTMDGEKFEKGYSYNIRHSYGKEGKRANYTPYSCLKIIMSNAPGPGDYHGCPFKHTDPDLLRQRLRAYKLQKSAIEEVMELVKGQHYQLACVKYFELTHKVSDPFFLLNHPNQYYDESRRVLKGDDASVKTQKMDLDDTPTQTTFDESETFSDIRDDSLMEMDESSITDEPELCIQ, encoded by the exons ATGAATATTCGACTAAGGCGGAAGGCACGAGAGCAGAGTTCTAAGCTAAATTCGTATCCTCATCAATGTCAACTGTACAAGCTGCCTCCTGTGGAAGACATCAGTTTAGAAGAGTTTGAACGTTTGGCTGTTGATCGATTGAAGT TGTTGCGAGACGTTGAGTCTGCAGGAATAAAATACAAACGTGGGAGCGGGGAGTACAATTCCCTGCTCAAGAAAGCCTCAAAACACATGGAGCTACAT CGAGAAGACACGACCAAATCACTCACTGAATTGTACGAAGAGAGAAGACGTGATCATCTCTCTCATTTTATATTGAGACTAGCCTACTGTCAATC TGAGGATCTCAAACGATGGTTTATTGCACAAGAACTGGATCTTTTCAg ATATCGACTTGATGATTTGTCTATGGCTGAGCTTGACTCGTTCATGAAGTTATCCGATCTTCATTACAATCAG ATCTCTGACAAGGAAAAAAAAGCCAAAAGGTCTTCACTTGAAGCCAGCACATTTAAATCAACTAAAGAGTCAATAGACGAGACGACATACTTCAAA ATTCATTTCACTGAGGCTCTTGATCTTGTACGAGGGAGGAAGGTCTACATAGAGATG GGATATGCGTATGTGCCACATCAGGAGCTTGTGTCAATCATACAAGGAGTGTTTAGGCTTTCGCTGTCACGACATCTTGCG ATTACAGCTCGGTCTCTGCCTACTCTTGATGAAGACGATCGGCTAATGCCAATGCTCAACAACTTGAG TCATTATTACGTTGGCGAGAATTACACAAAACAGAGTGCAAATCGTGTGACTCCTGAACAAGTGGACCAT ttgtcACGTGAGTCTTTCCCACTTTGTATGCGGCAGCTGCATCAAGCGCTACGAGACAATCATCATCTCAAACACTTTGGAAGACTTCAGTATGGTCTGTTCCTGAAG GGTATTGGTATGACACTGGAAGATGCATTACGATTTTGGAGGACAGAATTTGTGAAGACAATGGACGGTGAGAAG TTTGAGAAAGGCTATTCGTACAATATTCGTCACAGTTATGGGAAGGAAGGGAAGCGAGCCAACTATACTCCttacag TTGCTTGAAGATCATCATGTCAAATGCTCCTGGGCCAGGTGATTATCATG GTTGCCCATTCAAACACACCGATCCTGACCTTCTCAGGCAGCGTCTTCGTgcatacaaactacaaaaaTCAGCAATAGAAGAG GTCATGGAGTTGGTGAAAGGTCAACACTATCAGCTTGCGTGTGTCAAATACTTTGAATTGACACACAAG GTGTCAGATCCGTTTTTCTTGCTAAACCATCCTAATCAATATTACGATGAAAGTCGCCGTGTCCTCAAAGGCGACGACGCTTCCGTCAAGACACAAAAGATGGATCTGGACGACACGCCCACACAGACGACGTTTGACGAGTCGGAAACATTCAGCGACATTCGGGACGACAGCCTAATGGAAATGGACGAGAGCAGCATAACTGACGAACCCGAATTATGTATTCAATAG